In Zygosaccharomyces rouxii strain CBS732 chromosome D complete sequence, one DNA window encodes the following:
- a CDS encoding dipeptidase (similar to uniprot|O59832 Schizosaccharomyces pombe SPCC965 SPCC965.12 protein): MSIDERFESLCQKVPIVDTHNDFPYLLRVQLHNELHCDGNKFDFGSMLTSHTDLVRLKKGKVGIQFFSCFIECKDDDYLYEDFNKPNAAVRDTLEQIDVVQRLADEYPGELNFVETADEALESFTRSHGQSISITLGIEGLHQCDLSLAVLRQYYRLGVRYITLTHNCDNPFATAASSIAAGKPDHGLTCYGVDCIKEMNRLGLIVDLSHVSHKTMVDTLKVTRAPVIFSHSSVYTLTNHERNVRDDVLQMVKNNGGVVCINFFPVFLQRQAGGEVTIDDAVRHIKYVVDTIGWDHVGLGSDFDGIPKGPIGLEDVSKYPDLIRRVWEETGAAEKDIAKLMGLNVFRVWKRCEDVAKSWDQSDTPVESNWSERRWEFFEYCKDFPEIYPGSFTAQQNVYKDTQLLDNSKK; the protein is encoded by the coding sequence ATGTCAATTGATGAGAGGTTTGAATCACTGTGTCAAAAGGTACCCATCGTGGATACTCATAACGATTTTCCTTACCTCTTGAGAGTTCAATTGCACAATGAATTACACTGTGATGGTAACAAGTTTGATTTTGGATCCATGCTAACTAGTCATACCGATCTCGTGCGATTAAAGAAGGGAAAAGTTGGTATTCAGTTCTTTAGCTGTTTCATTGAGTGCAAAGACGATGATTACCTGTATGAGGATTTTAATAAGCCAAATGCTGCCGTAAGAGATACACTCGAGCAAATAGACGTAGTCCAAAGGCTTGCTGACGAGTATCCTGGAGAGCTTAATTTTGTCGAAACGGCAGACGAAGCCTTGGAAAGCTTCACACGGAGTCATGGACAATCTATTTCTATTACATTGGGTATTGAAGGTTTACATCAGTGCGATTTATCATTAGCAGTGCTAAGGCAGTACTATCGTTTGGGTGTACGTTATATCACCTTAACCCACAATTGCGATAACCCTTTTGCGACTGCCGCTTCCTCCATTGCCGCAGGTAAACCCGATCATGGCTTGACGTGTTATGGTGTTGATTGCATTAAGGAGATGAACCGACTCGGTCTGATTGTAGATCTTAGTCATGTTTCCCACAAAACCATGGTCGATACTTTGAAAGTGACAAGGGCACCAGTTATCTTTTCTCATAGTTCTGTCTATACTCTTACAAACCATGAGAGAAACGTTAGAGACGATGTCCTGCAAATGGTTAAGAATAACGGTGGTGTAGTttgcatcaatttcttcccCGTATTTCTGCAAAGGCAGGCGGGTGGGGAAGTGACCATTGATGATGCTGTTAGGCATATAAAATATGTAGTAGACACTATAGGTTGGGATCATGTAGGTCTAGGTTCTGATTTCGATGGCATACCAAAGGGTCCTATTGGTCTTGAAGATGTTTCCAAATATCCAGATTTAATCAGAAGAGTATGGGAGGAAACCGGTGCTGCTGAGAAGGATATAGCCAAGTTGATGGGCTTGAATGTATTCAGAGTCTGGAAAAGGTGCGAAGATGTAGCTAAAAGCTGGGATCAAAGTGATACACCTGTGGAAAGCAATTGGTCCGAAAGGAGGTGGGAATTTTTTGAGTACTGTAAGGATTTTCCAGAAATATACCCTGGAAGCTTTACCGCCCAGCAAAATGTCTATAAGGACACTCAATTACTTGATAATTCGAAAAAATAA